From the genome of Mesorhizobium japonicum MAFF 303099, one region includes:
- a CDS encoding SspB family protein: MADDHIRYDILAQEALRGVMRKVLAEVARTGLPGNHHFFITFLTGAPGVRVSSRLRERYPEQMTIVIQFQYWDLKVTDTGFEVGLSFSDVPEKLEIPFSAVRGFYDPSVNFELEFDVKTDAQPEEEPAQPASEPLTIVSEKKPKAEKKAAAEPEKKPAATEAGAKGAEVVSLDAFRKK, translated from the coding sequence ATGGCCGACGACCACATCCGCTACGACATTCTGGCCCAGGAGGCGTTGCGCGGCGTCATGCGCAAGGTCCTGGCCGAGGTCGCACGCACCGGCCTCCCCGGCAACCATCATTTCTTCATCACCTTCCTGACCGGCGCGCCCGGCGTGCGCGTCTCGTCGCGTCTGCGCGAGCGCTATCCCGAGCAGATGACCATCGTCATCCAGTTCCAGTACTGGGACCTCAAGGTGACCGACACCGGCTTCGAGGTTGGCCTGTCCTTCTCCGACGTGCCGGAGAAACTGGAAATCCCATTCTCGGCCGTGCGTGGCTTCTACGATCCCTCGGTCAATTTCGAGCTTGAGTTCGACGTCAAGACCGATGCGCAGCCTGAAGAGGAACCGGCCCAGCCCGCGTCAGAGCCGTTGACCATCGTCTCCGAGAAGAAGCCGAAAGCCGAGAAAAAGGCTGCCGCCGAGCCGGAGAAGAAGCCCGCCGCGACCGAGGCCGGCGCCAAGGGCGCCGAAGTGGTTTCGCTCGACGCCTTCCGCAAGAAATAG
- a CDS encoding multidrug effflux MFS transporter → MSPKFLRIAVVLGLLSAIGPFAIDMYLPALPSIGADLHAGTAAVQMSLLIFFLSMGFGQIVVGPISDMVGRKLPLYGGLGLFMVGGIGSAMAPTIEWLIAFRFLQGLGASAGMAVPRAIVRDLHTGNEAAKLMSLLMLVFSVSPILAPLTGSQIIENFGWRAVFWTVTGAAALATILLATSLKETRPAEERVGSSFGTALAGYRFLMGDRNFLGLVAIAGFGIASFFVYLSSSSFILIDHYGLSPSVYSVFFSINAVAFIGMSQLTGLLAERFGLRRVVRVAVTGYASTMVVLLAIMATGVDRLDVMAALLFVGYGFLGLVIPTTSVLAMEEHGEIAGTASALMGTLHFAIGALAMGVAGVFFDGTPLPMVAGITLCAVISFTLAKVTLGRSREAVEAPAE, encoded by the coding sequence ATGAGTCCCAAATTCCTCCGCATCGCGGTCGTGCTCGGCCTGTTGTCCGCCATCGGCCCCTTCGCAATCGACATGTATCTTCCCGCTTTGCCGTCGATCGGCGCGGATCTGCACGCCGGCACCGCCGCTGTGCAGATGAGCCTGCTGATCTTCTTCCTGTCGATGGGTTTCGGCCAGATCGTCGTCGGGCCGATCTCCGACATGGTCGGCCGCAAGCTGCCGCTCTATGGCGGGCTTGGGCTGTTTATGGTCGGTGGCATCGGTTCGGCCATGGCGCCGACCATCGAGTGGCTGATCGCCTTCCGCTTCCTGCAGGGCCTTGGCGCCAGCGCCGGTATGGCGGTGCCTCGCGCCATCGTGCGTGACCTGCACACCGGCAATGAGGCGGCCAAGCTGATGTCCTTGCTGATGCTGGTGTTCTCGGTGTCGCCGATCCTGGCGCCGCTGACCGGCAGCCAGATCATCGAGAATTTCGGCTGGCGCGCCGTGTTCTGGACGGTGACTGGTGCGGCAGCCCTTGCCACCATCCTGCTCGCCACCTCGCTCAAGGAGACGCGACCGGCTGAAGAACGCGTCGGTTCCTCCTTCGGCACCGCGCTTGCCGGCTACCGCTTCCTGATGGGTGACCGCAACTTCCTTGGCCTGGTGGCGATCGCCGGCTTCGGCATTGCGAGCTTCTTCGTCTATCTGTCGAGTTCGTCCTTCATCCTGATCGACCACTACGGGCTGTCGCCTTCGGTCTACAGCGTGTTCTTCTCGATCAACGCGGTGGCCTTTATTGGCATGTCGCAGCTGACGGGCCTGCTGGCCGAGCGTTTTGGGCTGCGGCGCGTGGTGCGTGTCGCTGTGACCGGCTACGCCTCGACGATGGTGGTGCTGCTCGCGATCATGGCGACGGGCGTCGATCGGCTCGACGTGATGGCAGCCCTGCTGTTCGTTGGTTATGGCTTCCTTGGCCTGGTCATTCCGACCACCTCGGTGCTGGCCATGGAAGAGCATGGCGAGATCGCCGGCACGGCCTCGGCGCTGATGGGCACGCTGCACTTCGCCATCGGCGCGCTCGCCATGGGCGTCGCCGGCGTGTTCTTCGACGGCACGCCGCTGCCGATGGTCGCCGGCATTACGCTCTGCGCAGTGATTTCCTTCACGCTGGCCAAGGTCACGCTCGGCCGTTCGCGCGAGGCGGTGGAAGCGCCGGCGGAGTAG
- the modA gene encoding molybdate ABC transporter substrate-binding protein, whose protein sequence is MTRKGFGLKAIAIGGLAAALMAAMPAAYAQDKVVVFAAASLKDALDAVNKACEADVGEAATVSYAASSALAKQIEGGAPADVFISADLDWMKYLSDKKLTKPDTEVKLLGNEIVLVAPQDSTVETKIEKGFDLAKLVGDGKLAMGDFKAVPAGKYGKAALESLGVWSSVEGKVAQAENVRAALKLVSTGEAALGIVYATDAHADKGVKVVGTFPEDSHPPIIYPVAQTADSKDKDTTAFLKCLQSAKAGALFKEQGFTVLTPSN, encoded by the coding sequence ATGACGCGCAAAGGTTTCGGGTTGAAGGCGATCGCCATTGGCGGTCTGGCGGCGGCGTTGATGGCAGCGATGCCGGCCGCATATGCGCAAGACAAGGTCGTGGTGTTTGCCGCGGCCAGCCTCAAGGACGCGCTCGACGCGGTGAACAAGGCCTGCGAGGCCGATGTCGGCGAGGCCGCGACCGTTTCCTATGCGGCGAGCTCGGCGCTGGCCAAGCAGATCGAGGGCGGGGCGCCGGCCGACGTCTTCATTTCGGCCGACCTCGACTGGATGAAATATCTTTCCGACAAGAAGCTGACCAAGCCCGACACCGAGGTGAAGCTGCTCGGCAACGAGATCGTGCTGGTGGCGCCGCAGGATTCGACGGTCGAGACCAAGATCGAGAAGGGTTTCGACCTTGCCAAGCTCGTCGGCGACGGCAAGCTCGCCATGGGCGACTTCAAGGCGGTGCCGGCCGGCAAGTACGGCAAGGCGGCACTGGAATCGCTCGGCGTCTGGTCCTCGGTCGAGGGCAAGGTGGCGCAGGCCGAGAATGTCCGCGCGGCGCTCAAGCTGGTTTCGACAGGCGAGGCCGCTCTCGGCATCGTCTATGCCACCGACGCGCATGCCGACAAGGGCGTCAAGGTGGTCGGCACCTTCCCGGAGGATTCGCATCCGCCGATCATCTATCCGGTTGCCCAGACCGCCGATTCGAAGGACAAGGATACGACGGCTTTCCTGAAATGCCTGCAGTCCGCCAAAGCCGGCGCGCTCTTCAAGGAACAGGGTTTTACCGTGCTCACGCCGAGCAACTGA
- a CDS encoding TetR/AcrR family transcriptional regulator, whose product MRASVSPDIFPPRGHEAKRLSIVDAAAGVFCREGFAGANIDLIAAEAGVSRQTVYNHHGDKEKLFMAVVRDLTDRCNVGIFATIATFPDQPGDLEADLIGFAVRLNQNCICNRDGKFLRKLIQTEGERYPELFAEWREQGPGTTLPAIAARFARLAYGGYLTIDDPDVAARQFFGLVNAELQTTFMLGGTPREDEVVRSATNGVRTFLRAFGKRPAPGSVKKHIALANA is encoded by the coding sequence ATGAGAGCGAGCGTTTCTCCTGACATTTTCCCGCCACGCGGCCATGAGGCCAAGCGCCTGTCGATCGTCGACGCCGCCGCTGGCGTGTTCTGCCGCGAGGGCTTCGCCGGCGCCAATATCGACCTGATCGCCGCGGAGGCCGGCGTCTCGCGCCAGACCGTCTACAACCACCATGGCGACAAGGAAAAGCTCTTCATGGCCGTGGTGCGCGACCTCACCGATCGCTGCAATGTCGGCATCTTCGCCACCATTGCCACCTTCCCTGACCAGCCCGGTGATCTCGAAGCGGATTTGATCGGCTTTGCCGTGCGCCTGAACCAGAACTGCATCTGCAACCGCGACGGAAAATTCCTGCGCAAGCTGATCCAGACCGAAGGCGAGCGCTACCCCGAACTGTTTGCCGAATGGCGCGAACAGGGTCCGGGCACGACGTTGCCTGCGATCGCCGCCCGCTTCGCCCGCCTCGCCTATGGCGGTTACCTGACGATCGACGACCCCGACGTCGCGGCGCGCCAGTTCTTCGGCCTGGTCAACGCCGAACTGCAGACCACCTTCATGCTCGGCGGCACGCCGCGCGAGGACGAAGTGGTGCGATCGGCGACGAATGGCGTGCGCACCTTCCTGCGCGCTTTCGGCAAGCGCCCTGCCCCGGGCAGCGTCAAAAAGCACATTGCGCTGGCTAACGCATAA
- a CDS encoding ribbon-helix-helix domain-containing protein, whose translation MSVVEKRSVTIRGHRTSYSLEKPFYDDLVAIAAARKLTLAALVAEVDEKRPRDTNLSSALRLHVLEWAKRGASLD comes from the coding sequence GTGAGCGTCGTCGAAAAGCGCTCAGTGACCATTCGCGGCCATCGCACCAGCTATTCCCTCGAAAAGCCCTTCTATGACGACCTCGTCGCCATCGCCGCGGCGAGAAAGCTGACGCTGGCCGCGCTTGTCGCCGAAGTCGATGAGAAACGGCCCCGCGACACCAACCTATCCTCGGCGCTGCGGCTGCATGTGCTGGAATGGGCGAAGCGCGGAGCCAGCTTGGACTAG
- a CDS encoding DUF4169 family protein codes for MADIVNLRQARKQKARDEKTRVAEQNRALHGRSKAEKHRDRLNADKAEKFVAGHRLDPSGKDEQ; via the coding sequence ATGGCCGACATCGTCAATCTCCGCCAGGCTCGCAAGCAGAAGGCGCGGGACGAGAAGACGCGCGTCGCCGAGCAGAACCGGGCCCTGCATGGCCGTTCCAAGGCGGAGAAGCACCGCGACCGGCTGAATGCCGACAAGGCTGAGAAATTTGTCGCCGGCCATCGCCTCGACCCGTCCGGCAAGGACGAGCAGTGA
- a CDS encoding TOBE domain-containing protein codes for MKISARNVLKGTITEIVKGATTSHVRIDIGGGAIVTASITNEAVADLKFEKGKQAYAVVKASDVMVGID; via the coding sequence ATGAAGATCAGTGCCCGCAACGTGCTCAAGGGAACGATCACCGAGATCGTCAAGGGAGCCACCACCTCGCATGTCAGGATCGACATTGGCGGCGGCGCCATCGTCACCGCCTCGATCACCAATGAAGCCGTCGCCGACCTCAAGTTCGAAAAGGGCAAGCAGGCCTATGCCGTGGTCAAGGCCTCGGACGTGATGGTCGGCATCGACTGA
- a CDS encoding DUF2853 family protein: protein MADYLADVKKYDAGASADAVEKIVKHLGIALRNRDSSLVSCTDPKELERVKESWVAKKLGVSDGAKADASIEKTCKAMHADNTKSRVTFYYLVAKDLGKLGAL, encoded by the coding sequence ATGGCCGACTATCTTGCGGACGTGAAGAAATACGACGCGGGCGCCAGCGCCGACGCGGTCGAAAAGATCGTCAAGCATCTGGGCATTGCGCTGAGGAACCGCGATTCCTCGCTGGTGTCCTGCACCGATCCGAAGGAGCTCGAGCGCGTCAAGGAGAGCTGGGTGGCCAAGAAGCTCGGCGTCAGCGACGGGGCGAAAGCCGACGCCTCGATCGAGAAGACCTGCAAGGCGATGCACGCCGACAACACCAAGAGCCGCGTGACCTTCTACTATCTGGTGGCCAAGGATCTGGGCAAACTCGGCGCCCTCTGA
- the modB gene encoding molybdate ABC transporter permease subunit, protein MTWLLDLTPDEWNAVRLSIKVATVAMLASLPPGIAIALLLARGQFWGKTLLNGVVHLPLILPPVVTGYLLLLTFGKRGPAGAFLAEHFGIVFSFRWTGAALACGVMGFPLMVRAIRLSIEAVDRKMEAAAGTLGANPLWVFATITLPLILPGLIAGAILAFAKAMGEFGATITFVSNIPGETQTLPSAIYTFTQVPGGDEGALRLTLISIVISMAALVASEVLARRVGRRMDIE, encoded by the coding sequence ATGACCTGGCTGCTGGACCTCACTCCCGACGAATGGAATGCGGTCCGGCTGTCCATCAAGGTGGCGACCGTGGCGATGCTCGCCAGCCTGCCGCCGGGCATAGCCATCGCGCTGCTGCTTGCCCGCGGGCAATTCTGGGGCAAGACGCTGCTCAACGGCGTGGTTCATCTGCCGCTGATCCTGCCGCCTGTCGTGACCGGCTATCTCCTGCTTTTGACCTTTGGCAAGCGCGGTCCGGCCGGCGCCTTCCTGGCCGAACATTTCGGCATCGTCTTCTCGTTTCGCTGGACGGGTGCGGCGCTGGCCTGCGGCGTCATGGGCTTTCCGCTGATGGTGCGCGCAATCCGGCTGTCGATCGAGGCGGTGGACCGAAAGATGGAGGCGGCGGCGGGAACACTTGGCGCCAATCCCTTGTGGGTGTTCGCCACCATCACGCTGCCGCTGATCCTGCCCGGGCTGATCGCCGGCGCCATCCTGGCCTTCGCCAAGGCGATGGGGGAGTTCGGCGCGACCATCACCTTCGTCTCCAACATTCCGGGCGAGACGCAGACGCTGCCCTCGGCGATCTACACCTTTACGCAGGTCCCGGGCGGCGATGAGGGCGCGCTGCGGCTGACATTGATCTCGATCGTCATCTCGATGGCGGCTTTGGTCGCCTCGGAAGTGCTGGCGCGGCGCGTCGGGCGGCGGATGGACATCGAATGA
- a CDS encoding thymidylate synthase → MRQYLDLLQHVLDNGADRSDRTGTGTRSVFGYQMRFDLARGFPVTTTKKLHLKSIIHELLWFLAGDTNIKYLTDHGVTIWDEWADENGDLGPVYGRQWRSWPDGHGGSIDQIAGLLKEIRRNPQSRRLIVSAWNPAEVEAMALPPCHCLFQFYVSEGRLSCQLYQRSADIFLGVPFNIASYALLTLMVAQVTGLKPGDFVHTLGDAHLYSNHFEQAREQLQRTPRALPTMWINPEVKDLFAFRFEDFRLENYVADASIQAPIAV, encoded by the coding sequence ATGCGCCAATATCTCGACCTCTTGCAGCATGTGCTGGACAACGGTGCCGACCGTAGCGACCGCACCGGCACCGGCACGCGCTCCGTCTTTGGCTACCAGATGCGTTTCGACCTGGCGCGCGGTTTTCCGGTCACTACGACCAAGAAGCTGCACCTGAAGTCGATCATCCATGAACTCCTGTGGTTCCTGGCCGGCGACACCAACATCAAATACCTGACTGACCATGGCGTCACGATCTGGGACGAATGGGCCGACGAGAATGGCGACCTTGGTCCCGTCTACGGCAGGCAGTGGCGCTCCTGGCCGGACGGTCATGGCGGCTCGATCGACCAGATCGCGGGCCTTCTCAAGGAGATACGCCGCAATCCTCAATCGCGGCGGCTGATCGTTTCGGCGTGGAACCCGGCCGAGGTGGAGGCGATGGCGCTGCCGCCCTGCCACTGCCTGTTCCAGTTCTACGTGTCCGAGGGCCGGCTGTCCTGCCAGCTCTACCAGCGGTCGGCCGATATTTTCCTCGGCGTGCCCTTCAACATCGCGTCCTACGCGCTGCTGACGCTGATGGTGGCGCAGGTGACCGGGCTGAAGCCGGGCGATTTCGTCCACACGCTGGGCGACGCGCATCTCTATTCGAACCATTTCGAACAGGCGCGCGAGCAGTTGCAGCGCACGCCAAGGGCATTGCCGACGATGTGGATCAATCCGGAGGTGAAGGACCTGTTCGCCTTCCGCTTCGAGGATTTCCGGCTGGAAAACTACGTCGCCGACGCATCGATCCAGGCGCCGATCGCCGTTTGA
- a CDS encoding AAA family ATPase, which produces MQNDFDRVFVLTGGPGSGKTTLIAALRRAGFATSVVAGRGIVRDQSSIGGTALPWSDRTLFAELMLSWEMRSYQNAVEQKGPVFFDRGVPETLGYLRLSGLPVADHVSTAAKRFRYNPRVFIAPPWPDIFAQDEERKQTPDEAKCTYHALAEIYTELGYELVPLPLAPVETRLRFVLADAGLN; this is translated from the coding sequence ATGCAAAACGATTTCGATCGAGTCTTCGTGCTGACCGGTGGCCCGGGCTCCGGCAAGACCACTTTGATCGCAGCCCTGCGTCGGGCAGGCTTCGCGACTTCAGTCGTAGCCGGGCGTGGCATCGTCCGCGACCAGTCCTCGATAGGCGGAACCGCCCTGCCCTGGAGCGACCGCACACTGTTCGCCGAACTCATGCTGTCCTGGGAGATGCGCTCATATCAGAACGCGGTCGAACAGAAGGGACCGGTCTTCTTCGATCGCGGCGTGCCGGAAACGCTCGGCTATCTCAGGCTGAGCGGCCTGCCCGTGGCGGACCACGTCAGTACCGCCGCCAAGCGCTTCCGCTACAATCCGCGCGTGTTCATCGCTCCGCCCTGGCCTGACATTTTCGCGCAGGATGAGGAGCGCAAGCAGACGCCAGACGAGGCCAAGTGCACTTATCATGCGTTGGCCGAAATCTATACGGAGCTGGGTTACGAGCTGGTTCCGCTGCCCCTGGCGCCGGTCGAGACAAGGCTGCGTTTCGTATTGGCCGACGCAGGGTTGAATTAA